The Calothrix sp. PCC 7507 DNA segment GATTTATTAGCAGAACGAATTTTTACTCCTTTAGGAATGAATGCAACCATGATGAATCATCCTAGGGATATTGTGCCAAACCGATCTGCTGGCTACCGTTTGTTAAATAATAAGCTCGTAAATAAACCGTACTACAGCCCCTCTGTTACCTATTCAGCCGGAGGTCAAATTTCCAGCATAGCGGATATGGTGAAATGGGAGCAGGGTCTGTACGGTGCAACTTTACTCAAGCAATCAACTCTTGATGTGATGTGGAGTCCCCATCCGCCAAATCGGGGGAATGATTGGGAAAAGCTGAGATATGTAGCTGGTTTAGGTTGGTGGGTGTTGAATTATGATGGTCGTCAAGTCGTTGGCCACAATGGCTCAATTTTAGGATTTGCTAGTAATATCACCCGCTTTATTGATGATAAAATTACTGTAATTTTGTTGTGCAATTTGGATGTAATTTCACGACCAGATGCGATCGCTAAAGAAATCGCAGGATATTATTGTCCAGTTTTGGCGGAATTGCCCCTCCCGCCTCCACTGTAGACAAATTCAACTGTCAACTAGATTCAGCGCGACGCACAAAGGGTAAAAGGTCTTCTAAAATTGTTTCGTGATAGTGTTCTTGTGGGTAATGCCCGACGTTATTAAGTTTTATTAATTCGGCATTGGGAACAGAATTGGCAAACTCTTGTGCTGTGTCTACGGATAACCAAGGGTCTATCATACCCCATTGAATTAAAATGGGTTGTTGCCATTCTTTAAACCCAGATGTGATTTCTGTCATGGCTGGTTCGAGTTGCAAATTACGAATAGTTGCTAACAGGGCGCGACCAGGAGCAGAACTTTTCAAAAATGGTTTACGATAAACATCTAAATCTTTATCTGCGATGCGATAACGGCTACCTCCTTCTAGAGTGCGGTCAACTAAAAGGGGGTCTTGAGTCATCATTTCACCGGCTAAAGGTAAACCCATTTGTTTGATTTTCCAGGGTAATTTAGCAGCGGTGGAAATGGGTGTATTCAGGATAGCTAAATTGGCAATTTGTTCGGGGTGGCGTAAGGCATATTGTAATCCTACAGAACCTAAAAAGCCTTGCACAACTAAGGAAAAACGTTCAAGTTCTAAGGTTTTGACAAATGCTGCTAAAGCTGTGATAAATGCTTCAGGTGTATAAGCAAAATATCGTTTTTCTGGGGTTGCAGAAAAGCCATAGCCAATCCAATCTGGGGCGATCGCTCTTGTACCTTGGTTCGCCAAAGCAGGTAAAATATGGCGCCAACTGTAACTTTGTGAGACTATACCATGCAGGAACAACACAGGTAATAAGTCAGTTCTGCCAATTGGCGCAGCTTCGCGATAAAACCATTCGAGAGAATCTACTTTTATTTTATTTTCTGTTGACGACACGTTATTTTCCTATAGATTGGCATATGAGGCATCAGACATTGGTTATTTGTCCTCGATGCCCCATGCCCCATGCCCCATGCCCTAAAGAATAATCATCTCACGAATTGCATAACCGGTGGCAGGTGCTAATAAAACGCCATTGCGATAATGTCCGGTGGCTAAGAGGACATTACTAAATCCTGGTAGGTTGGCAACAATTGGGGCTGGGCGCGCTTCGGGACGGGGGCGTAAACCTGACCAAGTGCGGACAATATCAGCTTGTGCTAATTCAGGACAAAAAGCGATCGCTTGTTTTCTCACAGACTCTAATAGTTCGTCGTTCGGCGGAATGTCATTCCCATTATGGGGAAACTCTACTGTCGCACCCACCCAGTAATCTCCGCCGCCCACAGGGACTATATGCACATCATTACCAGTAATTGCAGGTTGGAAGTCAGGATTACCCAATGGATGCCCTAAGCTCACTTGCAAAGCTTGTCCTAATACTGGGCGGATATCAACCATCTGGTTGAATTTTGCCGTTATTGGTGTTGAACCTAAGCCAGCGGCAATAACAAACCAATCTGCGGCAATTTTTCCCTCTGTAGTCTCAATTGCATCACATTTTGTTGTTGCTTCAGATTCTCTGGGGATTTGTCCCAAAACAGTGACATCAAACTTAAAAGTAACACCGTTGTGCTGGGCGGCAGCAACTAAAGCTAATGTCAAAGCTGTGGGGTCAAGTTGGCGGTCTTGAGGAGAGTAGACAGCGCCAATTATTTTTTGATTATCTATCTGTGGACAGATGTTTTTGAGTTTGTTACTGTCCCAAATTTCTAATTCCCAGCCTTGAGCGTGGCGAATTGCCTGGAGGTTTTGCCATTTTTCTAACGGTTCGGCTTCGCTCACCGTTAGCCCTGAGCGGAGCCGAAGGGCTAAATTCACTTCCTCTTCCAAACAAAGACTGAGGATTCCTTGGCGATTGAAAGGGATTTTATGCCCCGTTATGGCTTCTAGTTCGGGAATCAAGG contains these protein-coding regions:
- a CDS encoding serine hydrolase gives rise to the protein MIDDYIRDIMTQKQIPGLSVAVLREGEPVLLKGYGLANVEHAVSASENTVYEIASIGKTFTATVTMMLVESGEILLDEPVSHYLDNLPLAWQSVTIKQILSHQSGIPSYTDAPNYWEITRLDLSKSEILALVSDLPLKFPPGEFSAYDNTGYYLLGLMLEKVTGQSYGDLLAERIFTPLGMNATMMNHPRDIVPNRSAGYRLLNNKLVNKPYYSPSVTYSAGGQISSIADMVKWEQGLYGATLLKQSTLDVMWSPHPPNRGNDWEKLRYVAGLGWWVLNYDGRQVVGHNGSILGFASNITRFIDDKITVILLCNLDVISRPDAIAKEIAGYYCPVLAELPLPPPL
- a CDS encoding alpha/beta fold hydrolase, whose protein sequence is MSSTENKIKVDSLEWFYREAAPIGRTDLLPVLFLHGIVSQSYSWRHILPALANQGTRAIAPDWIGYGFSATPEKRYFAYTPEAFITALAAFVKTLELERFSLVVQGFLGSVGLQYALRHPEQIANLAILNTPISTAAKLPWKIKQMGLPLAGEMMTQDPLLVDRTLEGGSRYRIADKDLDVYRKPFLKSSAPGRALLATIRNLQLEPAMTEITSGFKEWQQPILIQWGMIDPWLSVDTAQEFANSVPNAELIKLNNVGHYPQEHYHETILEDLLPFVRRAESS
- a CDS encoding FAD-binding oxidoreductase yields the protein MSHVVIIGCGVVGAAIAYELSQVPGLKITVLDRQPPAQASTGAALGVLVGVISQKTKGKAWQWRQTSIQRYETLIPELEAITGHKIPFNRQGILSLCLEEEVNLALRLRSGLTVSEAEPLEKWQNLQAIRHAQGWELEIWDSNKLKNICPQIDNQKIIGAVYSPQDRQLDPTALTLALVAAAQHNGVTFKFDVTVLGQIPRESEATTKCDAIETTEGKIAADWFVIAAGLGSTPITAKFNQMVDIRPVLGQALQVSLGHPLGNPDFQPAITGNDVHIVPVGGGDYWVGATVEFPHNGNDIPPNDELLESVRKQAIAFCPELAQADIVRTWSGLRPRPEARPAPIVANLPGFSNVLLATGHYRNGVLLAPATGYAIREMIIL